GTGTTCACGAAAGCCAGGGTCGCCGTGTTCGTCGACGGCGACTTCTGGCACGGCTGGCGCTACCCGCAGTGGAAGCACAAGCTGTCTTCCGACTACTGGCGGGCCAAGATCGAGCGCAACCGCGCCCGCGACCGCCGCAACTTCGCCGCCCTCCGCCGCCAGGGCTGGCTCGTCCTCCGCCTCTGGGGCCACGAGGTCGACAAGGACCTCGAAGCCTGCGTCAACCGCGTCGCGGCCTTGCTGGAACGGGCGCGGGGAGCGGCGATCGTTCACCCCCGTTTGGGGACCAGCGAGGAAGCCCACTCGGCGTCGTCGGGGGAGAGCGACGGGTCGGGGGAGCCTTCGTAGATGAAGTCCTCGTAGGCTGAGGCGTCGTACACTCGGTGGAGGATCGCCTGGAGGTCGAGTTTCGCCGGCGGGTCGGGCCGTCGGAGCGGGACGGGGATCTCCGGTAGCGGATCGCGCAGGCCGATCGGCCAGAACCCGGCGCGTGGGCGGCCGTCGGCGTGGCTGACCAGCACCGAATAGGAGCAAGGCGGCCGATCCGCCTCGGGCATCGGCCGACCGCCGCGCAGCAGGTCGATCTCCACCAGATGCGCCGCGCTTCCCAGGACCTTCTCGCGACGAGCCAGGTAGGTGAGCCGATCCTCGCGTTTGTTCGACGGGCTGAGCAATTCGACGACCGCCACCAACTCGCCGGAACGGGTCTCGCGAATCTCCAGGTAGGCGA
Above is a window of Paludisphaera rhizosphaerae DNA encoding:
- a CDS encoding very short patch repair endonuclease, translated to MADNLTPDQRRRTMQAVKGKNTSLERKVSSAFHRRGWRYRRNYKSLPGKPDFVFTKARVAVFVDGDFWHGWRYPQWKHKLSSDYWRAKIERNRARDRRNFAALRRQGWLVLRLWGHEVDKDLEACVNRVAALLERARGAAIVHPRLGTSEEAHSASSGESDGSGEPS
- a CDS encoding DUF4058 family protein, which encodes MPSPFPGMNPYLEQPALWPDFHVEFLHGLKEKLVTLIRPKYFALLERHVYVQEPPGESTSVRLRPDILVATSRPTDEGGVAVLDVAAPVQVEHLAQEVERIAYLEIRETRSGELVAVVELLSPSNKREDRLTYLARREKVLGSAAHLVEIDLLRGGRPMPEADRPPCSYSVLVSHADGRPRAGFWPIGLRDPLPEIPVPLRRPDPPAKLDLQAILHRVYDASAYEDFIYEGSPDPSLSPDDAEWASSLVPKRG